A single window of Salvia splendens isolate huo1 chromosome 8, SspV2, whole genome shotgun sequence DNA harbors:
- the LOC121744441 gene encoding serine/threonine-protein phosphatase 6 regulatory subunit 3-like isoform X2, with product MFWKHAALSTSSPVESVLDKENFTLEELLDEEEIIQECKALNSRLINFLRDRAQVEQLVRYIVEESPEDADSKRTFKFPFVACEIFTCEIDVILKTLVEEEELMHLLFSFLEPNRPHSALLAGYFSKVAVCLMVRKTIPLMNYVKAHQEVLQQLVDLIGITSIMEVLVRLVSADDHLYPSSLDIVQWLTDSNLLEMIVDKLNTLNPPEVHANAAEALCSITRNAPSPLATKLSSPSFVARIFGHALEDSQSKSALVHSLSVCISLLDPKRSLPSPLMYSFRGQHACESPINADPDTVCAMLPKLGELLMLLNVTSDENILPTTYGELKPPLGKHRLKIVEFLAVLLKTGSGVAEKELVVSGTIQRVIDLFFEYPYNNALHHHVESIIYSCLENKNDVIVDHLLVDCNLVGKILNIEKTPTLSGTHNQPTSPAPGKWAPRAGYFGHLTRISNKLIHLGNTDDRILKHLQENNEWSEWQSTILHERNVVENVYRWACGRPTALQDRTRDSDDEDVQDRDYDVAAIANNLSQAFRYSIYDNDDNEGHGSFDRDDEVYFDDESAEVVISSLRLGDDQGSLFTNSNWFAFQDDRNGGDVPMNTSSSDMMDDINLNGITNGGNSSSDDEVMVGEDEEMTESRSSPNGSSSFQANGFNGFGANNSRDDGDSVTMTEKTGASNDLGFFRFESPDNDDPFGDRPIPEWVAWGEGSDFQVGGSGVNPFDDHKNITENVMNSVEDSGASVYPTSSGEPVPNGISPINVCDGLAKTTSSQKSVPSLFEEDVEFVGVEMEGTEKAMEQALKEGIVGEAGPLKRNTSPKKPEKEDVDDGAGMKEFNDANYWRVDQEVAVLE from the exons ATGTTTTGGAAGCACGCAGCTCTTTCTACTTCTTCTCCT GTTGAGTCTGTGCTCGACAAGGAAAACTTTACACTGGAAGAGCTCTTGGATGAAGAGGAGATAATCCAGGAGTGCAAAGCATTAAACAGCCGCCTCATAAATTT TTTGAGAGATAGAGCTCAGGTTGAGCAGCTGGTGCGATATATTGTTGAAGAATCCCCAGAGGATGCAGATAGCAAACGGACTTTCAA GTTCCCTTTTGTTGCGTGTGAAATTTTCACATGTGAAATTGATGTCATCCTGAAGACTTTGGTAGAGGAAGAGGAG CTTATGCATTTACTCTTCTCTTTTCTGGAACCAAACCGCCCTCACAGTGCATTGTTGGCTGGATACTTCAGCAAG GTTGCAGTATGCCTAATGGTACGGAAGACCATCCCACTAATGAATTATGTTAAG GCCCACCAAGAAGTTCTTCAGCAGCTGGTTGATTTGATCGGTATCACATCCATCATGGAG GTGTTGGTGCGACTTGTAAGTGCAGACGATCATTTATATCCAAGTTCTCTGGATATTGTGCAATGGTTGACAGATAGCAACTTGTTAGAAATGATTGTGGACAAGCTCAATACCTTG AACCCACCCGAAGTACATGCCAATGCAGCTGAAGCATTATGTTCTATAACCAGGAATGCACCATCGCCTCTGGCCACTAAACTATCCAGTCCAAG TTTTGTGGCAAGGATTTTTGGTCATGCGCTTGAAGATTCACAGTCGAAATCTGCTCTTGTCCATTCACTCTCTGTTTGTATTTCGTTACTGGATCCGAAAAGATCACTTCCTTCACCACTAATGTACTCTTTCAGAGGTCAACATGCATGTGAATCGCCAATAAATGCGGATCCTGATACTGTATGCGCCATGCTACCAAAACTAG GTGAGCTGTTGATGCTTCTGAATGTTACATCTGATGAGAATATTTTGCCCACAACATATGGTGAATTGAAGCCGCCTCTTGGAAAACATCGTCTGAAG ATTGTAGAATTTCTTGCGGTGCTGCTAAAAACTGGCAGTGGGGTTGCAGAGAAGGAATTGGTAGTCTCTGGGACTATTCAGAGAGTAATTGATCTGTTTTTTGA GTATCCATATAATAATGCTTTGCATCATCATGTGGAAAGCATCATATATTCTTGCTTGGAAAACAAAAATGATGTGATTGTTGACCATCTTCTCGTGGACTGTAACTTGGTTGGAAAAATTCTTAATATAGAAAAAACTCCAACACTTTCTGGCACACATAATCAG CCAACTTCACCAGCACCCGGAAAATGGGCCCCTCGAGCAGGATATTTTGGACATTTGACTCGGATATCAAATAAACTTATTCATCTGGGAAACACCGATGATCGCATTCTTAAGCATCTTCAG GAAAACAATGAGTGGAGTGAGTGGCAGAGTACTATCTTACACGAGCGTAATGTAGTCGAAAATGTATATCGATGGGCTTGTGG GAGACCAACTGCATTGCAGGACAGAACTAGGGATAGTGACGATGAAGATGTTCAGGATAGAGATTATGATGTTGCAGCCATTGCAAACAATTTAAGCCAGGCATTTAGATACAGCATATATGACAATGATGATAATGAG GGTCATGGATCTTTTGATCGTGATGATGAG GTTTACTTTGATGATGAATCTGCTGAGGTTGTAATCTCATCCCTAAGGTTGGGTGATGATCAAGGGAG CTTGTTCACAAATTCCAACTGGTTCGCCTTCCAAGATGACAGAAATGGTGGTGATGTGCCAATGAATACTTCATCCTCTGACATGATGGATGATATTAATTTGAATGGAATAACAAATGGTGGTAACAGCAGCAGTGATGATGAGGTTATGGttggagaggatgaggaaatgaCAGAGAGCAGGTCTTCTCCGAATGGATCGTCTAGTTTTCAGGCTAATGGCTTCAATGGATTTGGTGCAAACAACTCCAGGGATGATGGGGACTCGGTTACCATGACTGAGAAAACTGGTGCTTCTAATGACTTGGGTTTCTTTCGCTTTGAGTCACCAGACAACGACGACCCTTTTGGAGACAGACCAATACCTGAGTGGGTAGCATGGGGAGAGGGGTCTGATTTTCAAGTTGGTGGATCTGGTGTTAATCCATTTGATGACCATAAAAACATCACAGAAAATGTTATGAACTCAGTTGAAGATTCTGGTGCTTCTGTCTACCCCACTTCAAGTGGAGAACCTGTACCCAATGGAATCAGTCCTATAAATGTCTGTGATGGTTTGGCTAAAACCACTTCGAGTCAGAAAAGTGTGCCCTCTTTGTTTGAAGAGGATGTTGAATTTGTGGGTGTGGAAATGGAGGGTACTGAGAAGGCTATGGAACAGGCTCTCAAGGAAGGCATTGTCGGTGAAGCTGGGCCGCTGAAAAGGAACACCAGTCCAAAGAAACCAGAAAAGGAGGATGTAGATGACGGTGCTGGAATGAAGGAATTCAATGACGCCAACTATTGGAGAGTTGACCAGGAGGTTGCTGTGTTGGAGTAA
- the LOC121744441 gene encoding serine/threonine-protein phosphatase 6 regulatory subunit 3-like isoform X1, translating into MFWKHAALSTSSPVESVLDKENFTLEELLDEEEIIQECKALNSRLINFLRDRAQVEQLVRYIVEESPEDADSKRTFKFPFVACEIFTCEIDVILKTLVEEEELMHLLFSFLEPNRPHSALLAGYFSKVAVCLMVRKTIPLMNYVKAHQEVLQQLVDLIGITSIMEVLVRLVSADDHLYPSSLDIVQWLTDSNLLEMIVDKLNTLNPPEVHANAAEALCSITRNAPSPLATKLSSPSFVARIFGHALEDSQSKSALVHSLSVCISLLDPKRSLPSPLMYSFRGQHACESPINADPDTVCAMLPKLGELLMLLNVTSDENILPTTYGELKPPLGKHRLKIVEFLAVLLKTGSGVAEKELVVSGTIQRVIDLFFEYPYNNALHHHVESIIYSCLENKNDVIVDHLLVDCNLVGKILNIEKTPTLSGTHNQPTSPAPGKWAPRAGYFGHLTRISNKLIHLGNTDDRILKHLQENNEWSEWQSTILHERNVVENVYRWACGRPTALQDRTRDSDDEDVQDRDYDVAAIANNLSQAFRYSIYDNDDNEGHGSFDRDDEVYFDDESAEVVISSLRLGDDQGSSLFTNSNWFAFQDDRNGGDVPMNTSSSDMMDDINLNGITNGGNSSSDDEVMVGEDEEMTESRSSPNGSSSFQANGFNGFGANNSRDDGDSVTMTEKTGASNDLGFFRFESPDNDDPFGDRPIPEWVAWGEGSDFQVGGSGVNPFDDHKNITENVMNSVEDSGASVYPTSSGEPVPNGISPINVCDGLAKTTSSQKSVPSLFEEDVEFVGVEMEGTEKAMEQALKEGIVGEAGPLKRNTSPKKPEKEDVDDGAGMKEFNDANYWRVDQEVAVLE; encoded by the exons ATGTTTTGGAAGCACGCAGCTCTTTCTACTTCTTCTCCT GTTGAGTCTGTGCTCGACAAGGAAAACTTTACACTGGAAGAGCTCTTGGATGAAGAGGAGATAATCCAGGAGTGCAAAGCATTAAACAGCCGCCTCATAAATTT TTTGAGAGATAGAGCTCAGGTTGAGCAGCTGGTGCGATATATTGTTGAAGAATCCCCAGAGGATGCAGATAGCAAACGGACTTTCAA GTTCCCTTTTGTTGCGTGTGAAATTTTCACATGTGAAATTGATGTCATCCTGAAGACTTTGGTAGAGGAAGAGGAG CTTATGCATTTACTCTTCTCTTTTCTGGAACCAAACCGCCCTCACAGTGCATTGTTGGCTGGATACTTCAGCAAG GTTGCAGTATGCCTAATGGTACGGAAGACCATCCCACTAATGAATTATGTTAAG GCCCACCAAGAAGTTCTTCAGCAGCTGGTTGATTTGATCGGTATCACATCCATCATGGAG GTGTTGGTGCGACTTGTAAGTGCAGACGATCATTTATATCCAAGTTCTCTGGATATTGTGCAATGGTTGACAGATAGCAACTTGTTAGAAATGATTGTGGACAAGCTCAATACCTTG AACCCACCCGAAGTACATGCCAATGCAGCTGAAGCATTATGTTCTATAACCAGGAATGCACCATCGCCTCTGGCCACTAAACTATCCAGTCCAAG TTTTGTGGCAAGGATTTTTGGTCATGCGCTTGAAGATTCACAGTCGAAATCTGCTCTTGTCCATTCACTCTCTGTTTGTATTTCGTTACTGGATCCGAAAAGATCACTTCCTTCACCACTAATGTACTCTTTCAGAGGTCAACATGCATGTGAATCGCCAATAAATGCGGATCCTGATACTGTATGCGCCATGCTACCAAAACTAG GTGAGCTGTTGATGCTTCTGAATGTTACATCTGATGAGAATATTTTGCCCACAACATATGGTGAATTGAAGCCGCCTCTTGGAAAACATCGTCTGAAG ATTGTAGAATTTCTTGCGGTGCTGCTAAAAACTGGCAGTGGGGTTGCAGAGAAGGAATTGGTAGTCTCTGGGACTATTCAGAGAGTAATTGATCTGTTTTTTGA GTATCCATATAATAATGCTTTGCATCATCATGTGGAAAGCATCATATATTCTTGCTTGGAAAACAAAAATGATGTGATTGTTGACCATCTTCTCGTGGACTGTAACTTGGTTGGAAAAATTCTTAATATAGAAAAAACTCCAACACTTTCTGGCACACATAATCAG CCAACTTCACCAGCACCCGGAAAATGGGCCCCTCGAGCAGGATATTTTGGACATTTGACTCGGATATCAAATAAACTTATTCATCTGGGAAACACCGATGATCGCATTCTTAAGCATCTTCAG GAAAACAATGAGTGGAGTGAGTGGCAGAGTACTATCTTACACGAGCGTAATGTAGTCGAAAATGTATATCGATGGGCTTGTGG GAGACCAACTGCATTGCAGGACAGAACTAGGGATAGTGACGATGAAGATGTTCAGGATAGAGATTATGATGTTGCAGCCATTGCAAACAATTTAAGCCAGGCATTTAGATACAGCATATATGACAATGATGATAATGAG GGTCATGGATCTTTTGATCGTGATGATGAG GTTTACTTTGATGATGAATCTGCTGAGGTTGTAATCTCATCCCTAAGGTTGGGTGATGATCAAGGGAG CAGCTTGTTCACAAATTCCAACTGGTTCGCCTTCCAAGATGACAGAAATGGTGGTGATGTGCCAATGAATACTTCATCCTCTGACATGATGGATGATATTAATTTGAATGGAATAACAAATGGTGGTAACAGCAGCAGTGATGATGAGGTTATGGttggagaggatgaggaaatgaCAGAGAGCAGGTCTTCTCCGAATGGATCGTCTAGTTTTCAGGCTAATGGCTTCAATGGATTTGGTGCAAACAACTCCAGGGATGATGGGGACTCGGTTACCATGACTGAGAAAACTGGTGCTTCTAATGACTTGGGTTTCTTTCGCTTTGAGTCACCAGACAACGACGACCCTTTTGGAGACAGACCAATACCTGAGTGGGTAGCATGGGGAGAGGGGTCTGATTTTCAAGTTGGTGGATCTGGTGTTAATCCATTTGATGACCATAAAAACATCACAGAAAATGTTATGAACTCAGTTGAAGATTCTGGTGCTTCTGTCTACCCCACTTCAAGTGGAGAACCTGTACCCAATGGAATCAGTCCTATAAATGTCTGTGATGGTTTGGCTAAAACCACTTCGAGTCAGAAAAGTGTGCCCTCTTTGTTTGAAGAGGATGTTGAATTTGTGGGTGTGGAAATGGAGGGTACTGAGAAGGCTATGGAACAGGCTCTCAAGGAAGGCATTGTCGGTGAAGCTGGGCCGCTGAAAAGGAACACCAGTCCAAAGAAACCAGAAAAGGAGGATGTAGATGACGGTGCTGGAATGAAGGAATTCAATGACGCCAACTATTGGAGAGTTGACCAGGAGGTTGCTGTGTTGGAGTAA
- the LOC121745599 gene encoding GATA transcription factor 11-like isoform X2 — MAKVDPHGCWDGAIDGDDELDNMLGSILDFPDFPMEGLEGADWDASKSQYLGPIPMDVLLGQPTVAQTKVDTGPPVFMQPIPMDVLMGQPAVAQTKVETEPPVFMHKPDALEKQHSYWFSEDASGSCISQQNKSVEVQETVTFQSQSPVSVLESSISSSTGKSLLKPHPAKRARSKRARPTGMSPWLVISPILPTSSRKTCNAKKTKERRKKPTHPPVAPKQMMEDSSQSSGYSQPANAAQQRPIKKCTHCEITKTPQWREGPLGPKTLCNACGVRYRSGRLFPEYRPAASPTFVSTLHSNSHKKVIEMRNKGKKMEQPLMSPQLEFIPVSSYLLDPIC, encoded by the exons ATGGCTAAAGTTGATCCTCATGGCTGCTGGGATGGAGCTATCGATGGAGACGATGAGTTGGACAATATGCTTGGTAGCATCCTGGACTTCCCAGATTTTCCGATGGAGGGTTTGGAGGGGGCCGATTGGGATGCTAGCAAGTCGCAGTATCTAGGGCCTATTCCGATGGACGTGCTATTGGGGCAGCCAACGGTTGCTCAAACCAAAGTCGACACGGGACCTCCAGTTTTCATGCAGCCTATTCCCATGGACGTGCTAATGGGGCAGCCAGCGGTTGCTCAAACCAAAGTCGAGACGGAGCCCCCAGTTTTCATGCATAAACCAGATGCTCTT GAAAAGCAGCATTCCTACTGGTTCAGTGAAGATGCCTCTGGCTCGTGTATTTCTCAACAGAACAAATCCGTTGAGGTGCAAGAGACTGTCACATTTCAGTCACAAAGCCCAGTATCCGTGCTTGAAAGCAGCATCTCCTCGTCGACTGGGAAGAGCTTGCTTAAGCCTCATCCAGCCAAGCGAGCAAGATCCAAACGGGCTAGACCAACGGGCATGAGTCCATGGCTCGTAATATCGCCCATCCTCCCCACCTCTTCCAGAAAGACTTGCAATGCAAAGAAAACAAAGGAGAGGAGAAAGAAACCAACTCATCCGCCAGTCGCCCCCAAGCAAATGATGGAAGACTCATCTCAGTCATCTGGTTATTCACAGCCAGCAAATGCAGCTCAACAGCGTCCCATCAAAAAATGCACTCACTGTGAAATAACGAAAACCCCACAATGGAGGGAGGGCCCATTGGGGCCAAAGACGCTCTGCAATGCATGCGGTGTCCGTTACCGATCCGGCCGCCTATTCCCAGAGTACCGTCCAGCAGCGAGTCCAACTTTCGTGTCAACTCTGCACTCCAACTCCCACAAGAAGGTGATAGAGATGAGGAACAAAGGTAAGAAAATGGAGCAGCCCTTGATGTCTCCACAGCTCGAGTTCATCCCAGTGAGTAGCTATCTGCTTGATCCAATTTGCTGA
- the LOC121745599 gene encoding GATA transcription factor 11-like isoform X1 produces MLMNNSQNMAKVDPHGCWDGAIDGDDELDNMLGSILDFPDFPMEGLEGADWDASKSQYLGPIPMDVLLGQPTVAQTKVDTGPPVFMQPIPMDVLMGQPAVAQTKVETEPPVFMHKPDALEKQHSYWFSEDASGSCISQQNKSVEVQETVTFQSQSPVSVLESSISSSTGKSLLKPHPAKRARSKRARPTGMSPWLVISPILPTSSRKTCNAKKTKERRKKPTHPPVAPKQMMEDSSQSSGYSQPANAAQQRPIKKCTHCEITKTPQWREGPLGPKTLCNACGVRYRSGRLFPEYRPAASPTFVSTLHSNSHKKVIEMRNKGKKMEQPLMSPQLEFIPVSSYLLDPIC; encoded by the exons ATGCTTATGAATAATAGTCAGAACATGGCTAAAGTTGATCCTCATGGCTGCTGGGATGGAGCTATCGATGGAGACGATGAGTTGGACAATATGCTTGGTAGCATCCTGGACTTCCCAGATTTTCCGATGGAGGGTTTGGAGGGGGCCGATTGGGATGCTAGCAAGTCGCAGTATCTAGGGCCTATTCCGATGGACGTGCTATTGGGGCAGCCAACGGTTGCTCAAACCAAAGTCGACACGGGACCTCCAGTTTTCATGCAGCCTATTCCCATGGACGTGCTAATGGGGCAGCCAGCGGTTGCTCAAACCAAAGTCGAGACGGAGCCCCCAGTTTTCATGCATAAACCAGATGCTCTT GAAAAGCAGCATTCCTACTGGTTCAGTGAAGATGCCTCTGGCTCGTGTATTTCTCAACAGAACAAATCCGTTGAGGTGCAAGAGACTGTCACATTTCAGTCACAAAGCCCAGTATCCGTGCTTGAAAGCAGCATCTCCTCGTCGACTGGGAAGAGCTTGCTTAAGCCTCATCCAGCCAAGCGAGCAAGATCCAAACGGGCTAGACCAACGGGCATGAGTCCATGGCTCGTAATATCGCCCATCCTCCCCACCTCTTCCAGAAAGACTTGCAATGCAAAGAAAACAAAGGAGAGGAGAAAGAAACCAACTCATCCGCCAGTCGCCCCCAAGCAAATGATGGAAGACTCATCTCAGTCATCTGGTTATTCACAGCCAGCAAATGCAGCTCAACAGCGTCCCATCAAAAAATGCACTCACTGTGAAATAACGAAAACCCCACAATGGAGGGAGGGCCCATTGGGGCCAAAGACGCTCTGCAATGCATGCGGTGTCCGTTACCGATCCGGCCGCCTATTCCCAGAGTACCGTCCAGCAGCGAGTCCAACTTTCGTGTCAACTCTGCACTCCAACTCCCACAAGAAGGTGATAGAGATGAGGAACAAAGGTAAGAAAATGGAGCAGCCCTTGATGTCTCCACAGCTCGAGTTCATCCCAGTGAGTAGCTATCTGCTTGATCCAATTTGCTGA
- the LOC121745581 gene encoding uncharacterized protein LOC121745581 isoform X2, translating into MTSLDIAFTEYPHSSTNSSFPENHGTRSSHSTPKIYVPTNPRGAESLPPGIVVPESDFYLRRLWGDPKEDLKRKPKYLVTFTVGFEQMYHIDAAVKKFSEDFQILLFHYDGRASEWDQLEWSHHVIHVSARKQTKWWYAKRFLHPNVVSAYDYIFIWDEDLGVEHFNADKYIQLVKKHGLEISQPGLEPNNGLTWQMTKRRGDREVHKDTEEKPGWCSDPLLPPCAAFVEIMAPVFSREAWKCVWHMIQNDLVHGWGLDFALRRCVDPAHEKIGVVDSQWIVHQVIPSLGNQGESDNGKAPWQGVRERCRNEWRIFQDRLSTADKSYLLPGVE; encoded by the exons ATTTATGTTCCTACAAATCCCCGCGGTGCAGAGTCTTTGCCACCAGGAATTGTTGTCCCAGAATCCGACTTTTATTTACGGAGATTATGGGGTGACCCTAAAGAG GATCTGAAAAGAAAGCCAAAGTACCTAGTGACATTTACAGTTGGTTTCGAACAGATGTACCATATTGATGCAGCAGTGAAAAAG TTCTCTGAGGATTTTCAAATATTGCTTTTTCATTATGACGGTCGAGCCAGTGAATGGGATCAGTTAGAGTGGTCACATCATGTCATACATGTCAGTGCAAGGAAACAAACAAAGTG GTGGTATGCAAAGAGGTTTTTACACCCAAATGTTGTATCAGCTTATGATTACATTTTCATTTGGGACGAAGATCTTGGAGTTGAACACTTCAATGCTGATAA GTATATTCAGTTAGTTAAAAAACATGGGTTAGAGATATCCCAACCAGGGCTTGAACCCAACAACGGACTTACATGGCAGATGACTAAGAGGAGAGGTGACAGAGAAGTTCACAA GGATACCGAGGAGAAACCAGGGTGGTGCAGCGATCCACTCTTGCCTCCATGTGCAGC CTTCGTAGAAATCATGGCTCCAGTATTTTCACGTGAAGCTTGGAAATGTGTTTGGCATATGATTCAG AATGATTTGGTACATGGATGGGGATTGGATTTTGCATTAAGAAGATGTGTTGAT CCTGCACATGAAAAAATTGGTGTCGTTGACTCACAATGGATTGTTCATCAAGTGATTCCATCACTTGGAAATCAG GGAGAGTCTGATAATGGAAAAGCTCCATGGCAAGGG GTACGAGAGAGATGCAGAaatgaatggaggatttttcAGGATCGGCTTTCTACTGCAGACAAGTCATACTTACTCCCAGGTGTAGAATAA
- the LOC121743155 gene encoding CASP-like protein 5A2 isoform X2 produces MKDLQGMPGTVGGLVLRVCQFLFAAVALAVMATTSDFPSVTAFCYLVAATGLQSIWSILLGITDAYALLVGRRLQNPQAVRLFAVGDGVTSNLTFAAACASAGITVLIGNDLAACSKNHCTEFETATAMAFLSWFAALPSFLLNFWSLASR; encoded by the exons ATGAAGGATCTCCAAGGCATGCCGGGGACGGTCGGCGGTCTGGTGTTGCGCGTCTGTCAGTTTCTGTTCGCGGCGGTGGCGCTCGCCGTTATGGCAACCACCAGTGACTTCCCGTCGGTCACCGCCTTCTG CTACCTTGTTGCTGCTACTGGTTTGCAAAGCATATGGAGCATTTTATTAGGAATTACTGATGCTTATGCACTTCTTGTGGGACGCCGTTTGCAGAATCCTCAAGCTGTTAGGTTATTTGCTGTTGGTGATGGG GTTACTTCTAACCTAACGTTTGCTGCAGCATGTGCATCAGCAGGCATTACTGTTCTGATTGGGAACGATCTGGCCGCCTGTAGTAAAAATCATTGCACAGAATTTGAAACTGCTACTGCTATGGCCTTCCTCAGTTGGTTTGCCGCATTGCCTTCTTTCTTGTTAAATTTTTGGTCATTGGCATCCAGATGA
- the LOC121743155 gene encoding CASP-like protein 5A2 isoform X1: protein MNLSQGAVHPVEAPPLQTEGAGNVPLPRVRMKDLQGMPGTVGGLVLRVCQFLFAAVALAVMATTSDFPSVTAFCYLVAATGLQSIWSILLGITDAYALLVGRRLQNPQAVRLFAVGDGVTSNLTFAAACASAGITVLIGNDLAACSKNHCTEFETATAMAFLSWFAALPSFLLNFWSLASR, encoded by the exons ATGAATCTGAGCCAGGGAGCGGTGCATCCAGTGGAGGCGCCGCCGCTGCAGACGGAGGGTGCGGGGAACGTGCCGCTGCCGCGCGTGCGGATGAAGGATCTCCAAGGCATGCCGGGGACGGTCGGCGGTCTGGTGTTGCGCGTCTGTCAGTTTCTGTTCGCGGCGGTGGCGCTCGCCGTTATGGCAACCACCAGTGACTTCCCGTCGGTCACCGCCTTCTG CTACCTTGTTGCTGCTACTGGTTTGCAAAGCATATGGAGCATTTTATTAGGAATTACTGATGCTTATGCACTTCTTGTGGGACGCCGTTTGCAGAATCCTCAAGCTGTTAGGTTATTTGCTGTTGGTGATGGG GTTACTTCTAACCTAACGTTTGCTGCAGCATGTGCATCAGCAGGCATTACTGTTCTGATTGGGAACGATCTGGCCGCCTGTAGTAAAAATCATTGCACAGAATTTGAAACTGCTACTGCTATGGCCTTCCTCAGTTGGTTTGCCGCATTGCCTTCTTTCTTGTTAAATTTTTGGTCATTGGCATCCAGATGA
- the LOC121745601 gene encoding peroxidase N-like produces the protein MGKSYKLRVVALLMLCVVVRSQLSSDFYSRSCPNLLNIVRREVRNAIKNEMRMAASLLRLHFHDCFVNGCDGSVLLDGSEGEKFALPNLNSARGYEVIDTIKSAVETACRGVVSCADILTIAARDSVVLSGGPTWKVLLGRRDGVFANQTAANDLPSPFESLDSIISKFDALGLNITDVVALSGGHTIGLTKCALFSDRLSNFSGSGAPDPTLDSILIPELQSACPANSDGNNTVALDNRSRDLFDRNYFGNLLKGRGILQSDQVLVANDSATKAIAQLYSNNSAVFFCDFANAMIKMGNIAPLTGGDGEIRSNCRVVNS, from the exons ATGGGCAAGTCTTACAAACTTAGGGTTGTGGCCCTTTTAATGCTGTGTGTGGTTGTCCGGTCTCAGCTAAGTTCAGATTTTTACTCTAGAAGTTGCCCCAACCTGCTAAACATTGTGCGACGAGAGGTTAGGAATGCGATAAAGAACGAGATGAGAATGGCTGCGTCTTTGCTTCGCCTCCATTTCCACGACTGCTTTGTCAAT GGGTGCGATGGATCGGTGTTGTTGGATGGAAGTGAGGGAGAGAAGTTTGCTCTCCCTAACTTGAATTCGGCTAGAGGATATGAAGTGATCGACACAATCAAAAGTGCAGTGGAGACTGCATGTCGCGGCGTCGTTTCGTGTGCAGATATTCTCACCATAGCTGCACGAGACTCGGTTGTGTTG AGTGGAGGTCCAACATGGAAGGTACTATTGGGAAGAAGAGACGGAGTATTTGCAAACCAAACAGCAGCCAATGATCTTCCTTCCCCCTTCGAGTCTCTTGATTCAATCATTTCCAAATTCGACGCGCTTGGCCTAAACATCACTGACGTCGTTGCTTTATCag GCGGTCACACGATCGGGTTAACAAAGTGCGCGCTCTTCAGCGACAGATTGTCCAACTTCAGCGGCAGTGGCGCGCCCGACCCCACTCTGGACAGCATCCTGATCCCGGAGCTCCAGTCCGCATGCCCCGCCAACAGCGACGGCAACAACACTGTGGCGCTCGACAACAGATCCAGAGACCTATTCGACAGAAATTACTTCGGGAATTTGTTGAAAGGGAGAGGAATTCTGCAGTCTGATCAAGTGCTGGTTGCCAACGATTCGGCGACCAAAGCCATTGCGCAGCTCTACAGTAACAACTCTGCGGTTTTCTTTTGTGACTTCGCGAACGCGATGATCAAGATGGGAAATATCGCCCCTCTAACCGGAGGGGATGGAGAGATTAGGAGCAACTGTAGGGTTGTCAACTCTTGA